A genome region from Bufo gargarizans isolate SCDJY-AF-19 chromosome 2, ASM1485885v1, whole genome shotgun sequence includes the following:
- the LOC122925710 gene encoding putative olfactory receptor 2B8 produces MVTGNFTTVVEFILLGLTSRQDLQILLFIVFLTCYVISLIGNIVIIWISSTNPRLHTPMYFFLRNLSFLDIWYTSSVVPKMLINFLSVKKSISHNGCVTQMFIHMTLGGTECYLLLSMAYDRYVAICSPLHYTNIMHPALCIKMAAASWVGGVINSVINLVYTLQLPFCGVNVVDHFFCEVPALLELACADTSLNKTVLFFCAIMITGIPFSVIFFTYIKIISSIMKIRTSSGKRKAFSTCVSHVIVVALFYGTTLFIYLRPGKIHVLSQDKMATLFYSIITPMLNPLIYTLRNKDVKLALKETTGKKIVLWHK; encoded by the coding sequence ATGGTCACAGGGAATTTCACCACGGTGGTCGAGTTCATCCTACTGGGACTAACCAGCAGACAGGACCTGCAGATATTGCTATTTATTGTATTCCTTACATGTTACGTTATTTCTCTAATTGGTAACATAGTAATTATTTGGATCAGTAGTACAAACCCTCGACTCCACACTCCAATGTACTTCTTTTTGAGAAATCTCTCCTTTTTGGACATCTGGTATACATCAAGTGTTGTTCCCAAAATGCTCATAAACTTCCTATCAGTGAAGAAATCCATATCTCATAATGGCTGTGTAACCCAAATGTTCATCCATATGACTCTAGGAGGGACAGAGTGTTACTTGTTGCTATCAATGGCCTATGACCGGTATGTGGCTATATGCAGCCCCTTACATTACACTAATATCATGCATCCCGCCTTATGCATTAAGATGGCGGCTGCCTCTTGGGTTGGAGGTGTAATAAACTCAGTAATAAACTTAGTGTATACATTACAACTACCTTTTTGTGGGGTGAATGTAGTAGACCATTTTTTCTGTGAGGTTCCTGCATTGCTAGAGCTGGCTTGTGCAGATACATCTCTTAATAAGACCGTCCTTTTCTTTTGTGCTATAATGATAACAGGCATCCCGTTTTCTGTCATCTTTTTTACGTACATCAAAATAATTTCCAGCATAATGAAGATTCGTACAAGTAGCGGAAAGAGAAAAGCCTTTTCCACTTGTGTGTCACATGTTATTGTGGTGGCATTATTTTATGGCACTACTTTATTCATCTATTTGAGACCCGGGAAGATTCATGTTTTGAGCCAAGATAAAATGGCCACCTTGTTCTACAGTATTATAACCCCAATGCTAAATCCTCTGATTTACACTTTAAGAAACAAAGATGTAAAATTAGCGCTGAAAGAAACCACAGGAAAGAAGATTGTGTTATGGCACAAGTGA